Proteins encoded by one window of Micromonospora coxensis:
- a CDS encoding transporter substrate-binding domain-containing protein, with translation MRIRHFALVGATTALLFATAACGGTTTTESGGGDVTPVSVTIDGVGAVSTDTALAGKVPGDVRARGTITVATNAPYQPFIDFKVEGKNDEFKGLDFDLFQAASARLGLKATFSQQPFDGLVPGLQAGKYDAIAGGITDKKERQQVATFVDYSASGTGFLVRTGNPAGVKTVADLCGRTVAVQKASNQAKNLATYSKDSCAGKAIEVKEYPENPQAVQALIAGNVEVVAATRVNLVDTAATLAGKAELVADPSAPNGWLASPNGFGFLKANKELAEAYRAAVQSLIDDGTYGKILAQWKQTPIAIEKATIDQAID, from the coding sequence ATGCGCATCCGCCACTTCGCCCTGGTCGGCGCGACCACGGCCCTCCTCTTCGCCACCGCCGCCTGCGGCGGCACCACCACCACCGAGTCGGGCGGCGGCGACGTCACCCCGGTCTCCGTCACCATCGACGGCGTCGGCGCGGTCAGCACCGACACCGCGCTGGCCGGGAAGGTCCCGGGCGACGTGCGCGCCCGGGGCACGATCACCGTGGCGACCAACGCCCCGTACCAGCCGTTCATCGACTTCAAGGTCGAGGGGAAGAACGACGAGTTCAAGGGCCTCGACTTCGACCTCTTCCAGGCCGCCAGCGCCCGGCTGGGCCTGAAGGCGACCTTCAGCCAGCAGCCGTTCGACGGCCTCGTCCCCGGGTTGCAGGCCGGCAAGTACGACGCCATCGCCGGGGGCATCACCGACAAGAAGGAGCGCCAGCAGGTCGCCACCTTCGTCGACTACTCCGCCTCCGGCACCGGCTTCCTGGTCCGCACCGGCAACCCGGCCGGCGTGAAGACCGTCGCCGACCTCTGCGGCCGGACCGTCGCCGTGCAGAAGGCCAGCAACCAGGCGAAGAACCTCGCCACCTACTCCAAGGACAGCTGCGCCGGCAAGGCGATCGAGGTCAAGGAGTACCCGGAGAACCCGCAGGCCGTGCAGGCGCTGATCGCCGGCAACGTCGAGGTGGTCGCCGCCACCCGGGTCAACCTGGTGGACACCGCCGCCACGCTCGCCGGCAAGGCCGAGTTGGTGGCCGACCCGTCCGCCCCCAACGGCTGGCTGGCCAGCCCGAACGGCTTCGGCTTCCTCAAGGCGAACAAGGAACTGGCCGAGGCGTACCGGGCGGCCGTGCAGAGCCTGATCGACGACGGCACCTACGGCAAGATCCTCGCCCAGTGGAAGCAGACCCCGATCGCCATCGAGAAGGCCACCATCGACCAGGCCATCGACTGA
- a CDS encoding amino acid ABC transporter permease, whose product MTSDTETVRVVPVRHYGRWLTALLVVGLTVLFVRALLDSPNLEPGTIREYLFKDYVLDGVVTTLWLTLLAMVLGTVGGVVLAVMRLSANPVLRGVSWAFIWVFRGTPLLVQIIFFGFLGALFPRLTLTVPFTGTVLFDEPTSVVVTGTVAAVLALSLNEMAYAAEVIRGGILAVDAGQTEAAAALGMSPALTLRRVVLPQAMRVIIPPMGNETITMLKSTALVSIIAGRDLMTAVQTVYQNNYKVIPLLVVAAIWYLALVSLLSAGQWLIERRFGRGFARGGVR is encoded by the coding sequence ATGACGAGCGACACCGAGACCGTACGGGTCGTCCCCGTACGCCACTACGGGCGCTGGCTGACCGCGCTGCTCGTGGTCGGGCTGACCGTCCTCTTCGTCCGGGCGCTGCTGGACAGCCCCAACCTCGAACCCGGCACGATCCGGGAGTACCTGTTCAAGGACTACGTGCTCGACGGCGTGGTCACCACACTCTGGCTGACCCTGCTGGCGATGGTGCTCGGCACCGTCGGCGGGGTGGTGCTCGCCGTGATGCGACTGTCGGCCAACCCGGTGCTGCGCGGCGTCTCCTGGGCCTTCATCTGGGTCTTCCGGGGCACCCCGCTGCTGGTCCAGATCATCTTCTTCGGGTTCCTCGGGGCGCTCTTCCCCCGGCTCACCCTGACCGTGCCGTTCACCGGCACCGTCCTGTTCGACGAGCCGACCAGCGTGGTGGTGACCGGCACGGTCGCCGCCGTGCTCGCCCTGTCGCTCAACGAGATGGCGTACGCCGCCGAGGTGATCCGGGGCGGCATCCTCGCCGTCGACGCCGGGCAGACCGAGGCCGCCGCCGCGCTCGGGATGAGCCCGGCGCTGACCCTGCGCCGGGTGGTGCTGCCGCAGGCGATGCGGGTCATCATCCCGCCGATGGGCAACGAGACCATCACCATGCTGAAGTCCACCGCCCTGGTGTCGATCATCGCCGGCCGGGACCTGATGACCGCCGTGCAGACCGTCTACCAGAACAACTACAAGGTCATCCCGCTGCTGGTGGTGGCCGCCATCTGGTACCTCGCCCTGGTCAGCCTGTTGTCGGCCGGCCAGTGGCTGATCGAGCGGCGGTTCGGCCGCGGCTTCGCCCGGGGAGGCGTGCGATGA
- a CDS encoding amino acid ABC transporter ATP-binding protein yields MTVTEERTATATRPMVRAEGVTKRYGPVEVLKGIDLTVAPGEVTCLLGPSGSGKSTFLRCINHLERIDGGQLWVDGELVGYRRHGDKLYELKAREVARRRRDIGMVFQRFNLFPHMTALANVVEAPVRVLGTPRERARAEAARLLERVGLADKAGSYPGQLSGGQQQRVAIARALAMHPKLMLFDEPTSALDPELVGDVLDVMKGLAADGMTMVVVTHEMGFAREVADNVAFLDGGVVVESGTPAEVLGDPKHERTRAFLDKVL; encoded by the coding sequence ATGACGGTGACCGAGGAGAGGACCGCCACGGCCACCCGGCCGATGGTGCGGGCCGAGGGCGTGACCAAGCGGTACGGCCCGGTGGAGGTGCTCAAGGGCATCGACCTGACCGTCGCCCCCGGCGAGGTGACCTGTCTGCTCGGCCCCTCCGGCTCCGGCAAGTCCACCTTCCTGCGCTGCATCAACCACCTGGAACGCATCGACGGCGGCCAGCTCTGGGTCGACGGGGAACTCGTCGGCTACCGCCGGCACGGCGACAAGCTGTACGAGCTGAAGGCCCGCGAGGTGGCCCGCCGCCGCCGCGACATCGGCATGGTGTTCCAGCGCTTCAACCTCTTCCCGCACATGACCGCCCTCGCCAACGTCGTCGAGGCGCCGGTGCGGGTGCTCGGCACCCCGCGGGAGCGGGCGCGGGCCGAGGCGGCCCGGCTGCTGGAGCGGGTCGGCCTGGCCGACAAGGCCGGCAGCTACCCGGGCCAGCTCTCCGGCGGCCAGCAGCAGCGGGTGGCGATCGCCCGGGCGCTCGCCATGCACCCCAAGCTGATGCTCTTCGACGAGCCCACCTCGGCCCTCGACCCGGAACTGGTCGGCGACGTGCTCGACGTGATGAAGGGACTCGCCGCCGACGGCATGACCATGGTGGTGGTGACCCACGAGATGGGCTTCGCCCGCGAGGTCGCCGACAACGTCGCCTTCCTCGACGGGGGAGTGGTCGTCGAGTCCGGCACCCCGGCCGAGGTGCTCGGCGACCCGAAGCACGAGCGCACCCGCGCCTTCCTGGACAAGGTGCTCTGA
- a CDS encoding M20/M25/M40 family metallo-hydrolase: MDALLTAAGDRLGAYHDRLARLVAVDSGSGQVDGLREAADLVQTWCLAAGMAVEREAVADAAGTPLGDVLVARRRGRGRRHVLLAGHLDTVFPPGTAAARPLRVHDGRAYGPGVSDDKGGLLAGLAAVEVLAALGREEYAELVLVCTPDEEIGSPGSRPLLRTLGSEADVALCLECARDNGDLVSARKGVADLEITLRGRAAHAGIEPERGANALLAAARLTVALDALNGRWPGVTVNVGVLEAGGRPNVVADRARMLVDLRAWRTAEYAAALAEIRRLVAEPAVTGVRAELAVHAPTPPWEPGPEDRWLPELAAKVGAGLGVPVSHTATGGCADANLLAEAGATVLDGLGPVGGDDHSPAEWLDLDSVVPRVALLAGLIDEVARR; this comes from the coding sequence ATGGACGCCCTGCTCACCGCCGCCGGCGACCGGCTCGGGGCGTACCACGACCGGCTGGCCCGACTGGTCGCCGTGGACAGCGGCTCCGGTCAGGTGGACGGGCTGCGGGAGGCCGCCGACCTGGTGCAGACCTGGTGCCTGGCGGCCGGCATGGCGGTCGAGCGCGAGGCGGTCGCCGACGCGGCCGGTACACCCCTCGGCGACGTGCTGGTCGCCCGCCGACGCGGGCGGGGACGGCGGCACGTCCTGCTCGCCGGGCACCTGGACACCGTCTTCCCGCCCGGGACGGCCGCCGCCCGGCCGCTGCGGGTGCACGACGGCCGGGCGTACGGGCCGGGGGTCAGCGACGACAAGGGCGGCCTGCTCGCCGGGCTCGCCGCCGTCGAGGTGCTGGCCGCCCTGGGCCGCGAGGAGTACGCCGAGCTGGTGCTGGTGTGCACCCCGGACGAGGAGATCGGCTCCCCGGGCAGCCGCCCGCTGCTGCGTACCCTCGGATCGGAGGCCGACGTGGCTCTCTGCCTGGAGTGCGCCCGCGACAACGGTGACCTGGTGTCGGCCCGCAAGGGCGTCGCGGACCTGGAGATCACGCTGCGCGGCCGGGCCGCGCACGCCGGGATCGAGCCGGAGCGCGGGGCGAACGCGCTGCTCGCCGCCGCCCGGCTCACCGTCGCGCTGGACGCGCTCAACGGGCGCTGGCCCGGGGTCACCGTCAACGTCGGGGTGCTGGAGGCCGGCGGCCGGCCCAACGTGGTCGCCGACCGGGCCCGGATGCTGGTCGACCTGCGGGCCTGGCGGACCGCCGAGTACGCCGCCGCGCTCGCCGAGATCCGCCGGCTGGTCGCGGAGCCGGCCGTCACCGGGGTACGCGCCGAGCTGGCCGTGCACGCGCCCACCCCACCCTGGGAGCCCGGCCCCGAGGACCGCTGGCTGCCCGAGCTGGCCGCGAAGGTCGGCGCGGGGCTCGGGGTGCCGGTCTCGCACACCGCCACCGGCGGCTGCGCCGACGCCAACCTGCTCGCCGAGGCGGGCGCGACGGTGCTCGACGGGCTCGGCCCGGTCGGCGGGGACGACCACAGCCCGGCCGAGTGGCTGGACCTGGACTCGGTGGTGCCCCGGGTGGCGCTGCTCGCCGGCCTGATCGACGAGGTGGCCCGCCGCTGA
- a CDS encoding C39 family peptidase: MNIAIRNSMLSVAGLIMAGGAIAGPAMAAQATPAEKAAASVVSEKGKGARKAGYEYEAQPNFYYCGPASARIALSADGKEVSQDELAEKLGTTVNGTDSAIDITRVLNEYTGGKYKTTEISSDEASKEQVERLRADVKAAVDAGEPVVANILGGAVDVDGKEHSYPGHYLTVVEYKDDGNTVKISDPAAPDAPEYWMDITELANWIAGRGYSS; the protein is encoded by the coding sequence ATGAACATCGCCATCCGCAACAGCATGCTCTCCGTCGCCGGTCTGATCATGGCTGGTGGCGCCATCGCCGGCCCCGCGATGGCCGCGCAGGCCACGCCGGCCGAGAAGGCCGCCGCGTCGGTCGTGTCCGAGAAGGGCAAGGGCGCGCGCAAGGCCGGCTACGAGTACGAGGCGCAGCCGAACTTCTACTACTGTGGCCCGGCGTCGGCCCGGATCGCGCTGTCGGCCGACGGCAAGGAGGTCAGCCAGGACGAGCTGGCCGAGAAGCTGGGCACCACCGTCAACGGCACCGACTCGGCGATCGACATCACCCGGGTGCTGAACGAGTACACCGGCGGCAAGTACAAGACCACCGAGATCAGCAGTGACGAAGCCTCGAAGGAGCAGGTCGAGCGGCTGCGGGCCGACGTGAAGGCCGCGGTGGACGCCGGTGAGCCGGTCGTCGCCAACATCCTCGGCGGCGCGGTCGACGTCGACGGCAAGGAGCACAGCTACCCCGGTCACTACCTGACCGTGGTCGAGTACAAGGACGACGGCAACACGGTGAAGATCTCCGACCCGGCCGCTCCGGACGCCCCGGAGTACTGGATGGACATCACCGAGCTGGCCAACTGGATCGCGGGCCGCGGTTACAGCTCCTGA
- a CDS encoding pyridoxamine 5'-phosphate oxidase family protein, giving the protein MAGGHRLDPHDVRVLAFCRERHLATLTTLRADGTPHVVPVGVTFDPDAGIARVITSGGSAKARQVAAAGPAGTPVAVCHVDGRWWLTIEGRAVLRTDPASVAEAERRYAERYRQPRPNPERVVIEIAVTRLMGSLPPVSGS; this is encoded by the coding sequence ATGGCAGGCGGTCATCGGCTGGACCCGCACGACGTGCGGGTGCTCGCCTTCTGCCGGGAGCGGCACCTGGCCACCCTGACGACGCTGCGCGCGGACGGCACCCCGCACGTGGTGCCGGTCGGGGTCACCTTCGACCCGGACGCCGGGATCGCCCGGGTGATCACCTCGGGTGGCTCGGCGAAGGCCCGGCAGGTGGCCGCCGCCGGCCCGGCGGGCACGCCGGTGGCGGTGTGCCACGTCGACGGCCGCTGGTGGCTCACCATCGAGGGGCGGGCGGTGCTGCGCACCGATCCGGCGTCGGTGGCCGAGGCGGAACGCCGCTACGCCGAGCGCTACCGGCAGCCCCGGCCGAACCCCGAGCGGGTCGTCATCGAGATCGCCGTGACGCGGCTGATGGGCAGTCTGCCCCCGGTGTCCGGTTCCTGA
- a CDS encoding YkvA family protein yields MSREMVVLVVIGGVLALATLVGAVLLAVRVVRARRMLGTLGVGGKVAFYGALIYTVFPVDVLPDPIYLDDLGVLAGALIYLTRLARQRRATTAGLPSQPDTPPDQDRVRRPVP; encoded by the coding sequence ATGTCCCGGGAGATGGTGGTGCTCGTCGTCATCGGCGGCGTGCTGGCGCTGGCGACGCTGGTCGGCGCGGTGCTGCTGGCCGTCCGGGTGGTCCGCGCCCGGCGGATGCTCGGCACCCTCGGCGTCGGCGGCAAGGTGGCCTTCTACGGCGCGCTGATCTACACGGTCTTCCCGGTCGACGTGCTGCCCGACCCGATCTACCTGGACGACCTCGGGGTCCTCGCCGGTGCGCTGATCTACCTGACCCGGCTGGCCCGTCAGCGTCGGGCCACCACCGCAGGGCTGCCCAGCCAGCCGGACACTCCTCCCGACCAGGACCGGGTACGCCGTCCCGTGCCATGA
- a CDS encoding lipocalin family protein — MGVRRRGAVVAAAAAVTVLATAVPAQAATAVDTGSLTPVPAVDVQRYAGDWYQVAAIPAIFEIQCFKNVKARYDVQPDGTVGVRNSCRTIIGTTSSVTGRARSENPPANSALTVSFLKLGGEWRYFGGPNYIVIGLDPEYRWAVVGDPDRSSGFVLSREPSLTAGQTAETKAALTANGYDLCDFRTTRQDGGTTRAGSFC; from the coding sequence ATGGGAGTTCGCCGTCGGGGAGCCGTCGTCGCGGCTGCCGCCGCCGTCACGGTGCTGGCCACCGCCGTACCCGCGCAGGCGGCGACCGCCGTGGACACCGGGTCGCTGACCCCGGTGCCCGCGGTCGACGTCCAGCGGTACGCCGGCGACTGGTACCAGGTCGCCGCGATCCCGGCCATCTTCGAGATCCAGTGCTTCAAGAACGTCAAGGCCCGGTACGACGTGCAGCCCGACGGCACGGTCGGCGTCCGCAACAGCTGCCGGACGATCATCGGCACCACCAGCTCGGTCACCGGCCGGGCCCGCAGCGAGAACCCGCCGGCCAACTCGGCCCTGACGGTGTCGTTCCTCAAGCTCGGCGGTGAGTGGCGCTACTTCGGCGGCCCGAACTACATCGTGATCGGCCTGGACCCGGAGTACCGCTGGGCGGTCGTCGGCGACCCGGACCGCAGCAGCGGCTTCGTCCTGTCCCGGGAGCCGTCGCTCACCGCCGGGCAGACCGCCGAGACCAAGGCGGCCCTCACCGCCAACGGGTACGACCTCTGCGACTTCCGGACCACCCGCCAGGACGGCGGGACGACCCGGGCGGGCAGCTTCTGCTGA
- a CDS encoding WXG100 family type VII secretion target has protein sequence MSEYTQRYQHVSHRELYDAVRAGDPQQVEGLASEWSSLRDTLDGLARDLDTDLEKLAPAWTGDAAREFHDRLSLVVRYSTELAEGAADVRQALNLMAGQLRTAQQKAESPEATDDHDKAIDGATKGALLGVPGMIVGGIMGHQQDKAEQEKAHQRMVEVVADLAAGYEVARYGRIVDPPAPPTRLPGDTDRGGVPAQRGPAVGTPSSAPTTGSFGPGGNATATTTGGVSQGPGTGSGGTGTGGTGTVGTTTGGPGVIDGGTGTSLAGAGPVTGGVGGGSGLAGASPTTTGGPGTGSGPMLGAAGLMAGGVLGTGALASSGGRAPATTPSRPGAPTGMENRSAAGTGRLASGQLGAGGNSGRQGASAANRAATAGGAGRNGVIGGRGQHAEDDTDERMTWLTEDEMVWGDGGTTAPPVLGGDR, from the coding sequence GTGTCTGAGTACACCCAGCGCTACCAGCACGTGAGCCACCGCGAGCTCTACGACGCGGTGCGTGCCGGTGACCCGCAGCAGGTGGAGGGCCTGGCCAGCGAGTGGAGCTCGCTGCGCGACACCCTCGACGGCCTGGCCCGCGACCTCGACACCGACCTCGAGAAGCTGGCCCCCGCCTGGACGGGGGACGCGGCCCGCGAGTTCCACGACCGGCTGTCGCTGGTGGTGCGGTACTCCACCGAGCTCGCCGAGGGCGCGGCCGACGTGCGGCAGGCGCTCAACCTGATGGCCGGCCAGCTGCGCACCGCGCAGCAGAAGGCGGAGAGCCCCGAGGCGACCGACGACCACGACAAGGCGATCGACGGGGCGACCAAGGGCGCGCTGCTCGGTGTGCCGGGCATGATCGTCGGCGGCATCATGGGCCACCAGCAGGACAAGGCCGAGCAGGAGAAGGCCCACCAGCGGATGGTGGAGGTGGTCGCCGACCTGGCGGCCGGCTACGAGGTCGCCCGGTACGGGCGGATCGTCGACCCGCCGGCTCCGCCCACGCGGCTGCCCGGCGACACCGACCGCGGCGGCGTCCCGGCGCAGCGCGGGCCGGCGGTGGGCACCCCGTCGTCCGCGCCGACCACGGGGAGCTTCGGCCCCGGCGGCAACGCCACCGCCACCACCACGGGCGGCGTGTCCCAGGGCCCGGGCACCGGGTCCGGCGGCACCGGCACGGGCGGCACGGGCACCGTCGGAACCACGACCGGCGGTCCGGGCGTGATCGACGGCGGCACCGGCACCTCGCTCGCCGGCGCGGGCCCGGTGACCGGCGGGGTCGGCGGCGGCTCCGGCCTGGCCGGGGCGAGCCCCACCACGACCGGTGGGCCGGGCACCGGCTCGGGCCCGATGCTCGGGGCGGCCGGCCTGATGGCCGGCGGGGTGCTCGGCACCGGCGCGCTGGCCTCCTCGGGCGGCCGGGCGCCGGCCACCACGCCGAGCCGCCCCGGCGCTCCGACCGGCATGGAGAACCGTTCCGCGGCCGGCACCGGCCGGCTCGCCTCCGGTCAGCTCGGCGCGGGCGGCAACAGCGGCCGGCAGGGCGCGAGCGCGGCGAACCGGGCGGCCACGGCGGGCGGCGCCGGTCGCAACGGCGTGATCGGTGGCCGGGGCCAGCACGCCGAGGACGACACCGACGAGCGGATGACCTGGCTCACCGAGGACGAGATGGTGTGGGGGGACGGCGGCACGACCGCGCCGCCCGTGCTCGGCGGCGACCGCTGA
- the eccB gene encoding type VII secretion protein EccB — protein MRTRRDQVQAYRFVTRRIVSGMLSGDPETTNLPMRRLGMAVAGSVLAATIVLGGAGAYGQFTGNTAPLETNTLVIERETGATYVYADGVLHPTLNYTSARLILNEADAPVRTMSRASIADRPRGRTVGIVGAPDALPDRKSLVGLPWSVCDVPDPGDSRRSTTRLVIDRPLSGGTPLGDEAVLVRGGGQRFLLANGARAQIVGGDPALAALKMTNATTLDVGAPLLNAVPAGPALRQLGIEGDGAPSGRTVGGRQARVGDVFRAAGEHYVLTRDGLVSIGEVSALLLQSDGGQVTDITPDEAGRLLTDERLEAEGTLRTLPALRPVRPGQSVVCATYRPGPGGGPPTTTLEVFDRAPAELADGDGVRAARQGPRDAVETADEVLLPGGRGALVQAAPGAGEGTEPAAGATVYLITPQGMRYPLGKRSGDAVAALGYGGVKPLVVPASLLSLVPTGPTLERQDALAYFAPDDGAGSPSPTARGEASESPAQGG, from the coding sequence ATGCGGACCCGCCGCGATCAGGTGCAGGCGTACCGCTTCGTCACCCGACGCATCGTCTCGGGGATGCTCTCCGGCGACCCGGAGACCACCAACCTTCCGATGCGGCGGCTCGGCATGGCCGTGGCCGGCAGCGTGCTCGCCGCCACCATCGTGCTCGGCGGCGCCGGGGCGTACGGGCAGTTCACCGGCAACACCGCGCCGTTGGAGACGAACACCCTGGTCATCGAGCGGGAGACCGGGGCGACGTACGTGTACGCCGACGGGGTGCTGCACCCGACGTTGAACTACACCTCCGCGCGGCTGATCCTCAACGAGGCCGACGCGCCGGTGCGGACGATGTCCCGGGCGTCGATCGCCGACCGGCCGCGCGGTCGTACCGTCGGCATCGTCGGCGCCCCGGACGCCCTGCCGGACCGGAAGTCGCTGGTCGGCCTGCCCTGGTCGGTCTGTGACGTGCCGGACCCGGGCGACTCCCGGCGCTCCACCACCCGACTGGTGATCGACCGGCCGCTCTCCGGCGGCACCCCGCTGGGCGACGAGGCGGTGCTGGTGCGCGGCGGCGGGCAGCGGTTCCTGCTGGCCAACGGCGCGCGGGCGCAGATCGTCGGCGGTGATCCGGCGCTCGCCGCGCTGAAGATGACGAACGCGACCACCCTCGACGTGGGCGCGCCGCTGCTCAACGCGGTGCCGGCCGGCCCGGCGCTGCGGCAGTTGGGCATCGAGGGCGACGGCGCGCCGAGCGGCCGGACGGTCGGCGGCCGGCAGGCGCGCGTCGGCGACGTGTTCCGCGCCGCCGGCGAGCACTACGTGCTGACCCGGGACGGCCTGGTCTCCATCGGCGAGGTCAGCGCGCTGCTGTTGCAGAGCGACGGCGGCCAGGTCACCGACATCACCCCGGACGAGGCCGGCCGGCTGCTGACCGACGAGCGGCTGGAGGCCGAGGGGACGCTGCGGACGCTGCCCGCGCTGCGCCCGGTCCGTCCCGGCCAGTCGGTCGTCTGCGCGACCTACCGGCCCGGTCCGGGCGGCGGCCCGCCGACCACCACCCTGGAGGTCTTCGACCGGGCGCCGGCCGAACTCGCCGACGGAGACGGGGTGCGGGCGGCCCGGCAGGGCCCGCGCGACGCGGTCGAGACCGCCGACGAGGTGCTGCTGCCGGGCGGCCGGGGCGCGCTGGTGCAGGCCGCGCCGGGAGCGGGCGAGGGTACGGAGCCGGCGGCCGGCGCGACCGTCTACCTGATCACCCCGCAGGGCATGCGGTACCCGCTGGGCAAGCGCTCCGGCGACGCGGTGGCCGCCCTCGGCTACGGCGGGGTGAAGCCGCTGGTGGTGCCGGCGTCGCTGCTCTCGCTGGTGCCGACCGGCCCCACCCTGGAACGGCAGGACGCGCTGGCCTACTTCGCGCCGGACGACGGGGCGGGCAGCCCGTCGCCGACGGCGCGGGGCGAGGCGTCGGAGTCACCGGCGCAGGGCGGCTGA
- a CDS encoding type VII secretion protein EccE has product MTQLAAPPGRTPTTPAVPDDRPVVPADRRGRGRIGPVAVGQLVLVELCALAVWAATGGPGWLLGAVGGLVVLVLAAAFLRRGGRWWYEDLLLRRRLGRRRDQARAAVAQGKVVDPRLAALTPELSVIELTERGTRLGIGQDGRGWFAAVVLTGRPGAPAGAIEAATVDRVLSVLADFSGPVTLTQVVSHTLVWYPAPGAPPAAHRTVWVALRLSVPDARTEAVTRGGGMHGVHRTVAAGIGRLGKALNAAGLGHRVLGRDELRAAVVSAAGLDLAPAAPAETWTGLRGGGWTQRCLTLRKRPGASLGTLVDAVTATSAPSHTVATVVVPGGRPVPPLLRVAALDGHVEALVKVVRDVARRSGIPARPLDGQHGPGVYATTPVATAAGTIRVGD; this is encoded by the coding sequence ATGACGCAGCTTGCGGCGCCACCCGGGCGTACGCCCACCACCCCGGCCGTCCCCGACGACCGTCCGGTGGTGCCGGCCGACCGGCGCGGACGCGGACGGATCGGCCCGGTCGCGGTCGGCCAGCTCGTCCTGGTGGAGCTCTGCGCGCTCGCCGTCTGGGCGGCGACGGGCGGCCCGGGCTGGCTGTTGGGGGCGGTCGGCGGCCTGGTCGTGCTGGTGCTGGCGGCCGCCTTCCTGCGCCGGGGCGGCCGCTGGTGGTACGAGGACCTGCTGCTGCGTCGCCGGCTGGGCCGCCGCCGGGACCAGGCGCGGGCCGCGGTCGCGCAGGGCAAGGTCGTCGACCCCCGGCTGGCCGCGCTCACCCCCGAGCTGAGTGTGATCGAACTCACCGAGCGTGGCACCCGGCTCGGGATCGGGCAGGACGGCCGGGGCTGGTTCGCCGCGGTGGTGCTGACCGGCCGGCCCGGCGCACCGGCCGGCGCGATCGAGGCGGCCACGGTGGACCGGGTGCTCAGTGTGCTGGCCGACTTCTCCGGCCCGGTCACCCTCACCCAGGTCGTCTCGCACACCCTGGTCTGGTACCCGGCGCCCGGCGCGCCGCCGGCGGCCCACCGCACGGTCTGGGTGGCGCTGCGGCTGTCGGTGCCGGACGCCCGTACCGAGGCGGTGACCCGGGGCGGCGGGATGCACGGCGTGCACCGCACCGTCGCGGCCGGCATCGGCCGCCTCGGCAAGGCGCTGAACGCCGCCGGCCTGGGCCACCGGGTGCTCGGCCGGGACGAGCTGCGGGCCGCGGTCGTCTCCGCCGCCGGCCTCGACCTGGCCCCGGCGGCCCCGGCCGAGACCTGGACCGGGCTGCGGGGCGGCGGCTGGACGCAGCGCTGCCTGACCCTGCGCAAGCGCCCCGGGGCGTCGCTCGGCACGCTGGTGGACGCGGTCACCGCGACCTCCGCTCCGTCGCACACGGTGGCGACGGTGGTGGTGCCCGGCGGCCGGCCGGTGCCGCCGCTGCTGCGGGTCGCCGCCCTCGACGGGCACGTCGAGGCCCTGGTGAAGGTGGTACGCGACGTGGCCCGCCGGAGCGGGATCCCGGCCCGGCCGCTGGACGGCCAGCACGGGCCCGGGGTCTACGCCACCACGCCGGTCGCCACCGCGGCCGGGACGATCAGGGTCGGAGATTGA